DNA from Roseofilum reptotaenium CS-1145:
TATTCAACGGACTTGATATGAATTAAAAACTAAATGCCCAAACTTGATTGAAAGTTTTTGATCCCTCAATACCCATTATCCATTACTCCCCATTAACTAGCACGAAGCGCTATAGATAAATTCTAACCTTCCTGTTTGTGCATCTAAGCACACTGAAGCGCCAACGGGTAAGGCTCCATTTTCACCATCATGACCAAAGGGTAAATCAGAAACGATCGGAATACCTAAGTCTGAGAGGCGATCGCCTAAAACCTCTTCTACGGTTAAACTCGGTCGTCCTTGGGGAGCTTCACATTGACTAAACCGACCCAAGGCAATCCCTCGAACTTGGCTTAAAAGCCCGCTCATGCGCCACTGAGTGAGCATCCGATCTATGCGATAGGGCATTTCTCCGACATCTTCCCAGGCTAAAATCACTCCCTGAACATCAGGTTGTAGAGGTGTACCCAGCAGATGGGTGGCTACAGTTAAATTACCCGGCAGTAAAATTCCTTCTGTGCGATCGCCTCCCCATCCTTTACCTTGAAGAGCAGCTAAGGGTTCTCCACGAACAGCGGCCCATAAACGCTCTAAAGACCATGAGGGTTCCTGGGAGAGGGTAGTCAGTACAGGCGCATGGATGCCTCCGCCCACTCCTTGGTAAAATTGGCTCCATAACAACCCAGTAATATCAGAAAATCCAATTAACCATTTGGGATACTGTTTCCAAGGGAGATCCTCGATCCAGGGTTCTAATAAGCGAGTCGTTCCATAACCTCCGCGAACACATAGAATACCGCGACACTGAGGATCGTGGAGAGCGTCAAGGAGTTGAGTGCGGCGGTCTCCATCTTTTCCGGCCAAATATCCCCATTGGTCATAAATTCTCTCATCAACCTTGACCTGATATCCCTGTTGTTTCCATAGTTCCAGTCCAGCTTGAAAACGCTGCTGTTCTTGCAACGGGCCACTAGGAGCAATGACCGTTAATTGATCTCCAGCTTGAAGGGGAGGAGGGAGTGCTAAAGCCAGGGGCATGATCTTAACGACAGGATAATCAGGATTTACCTTGTCTAGGATACTCTGGTTTGTGGGAAAGCTTAAAGAAAGTAATCCCCCAGTTGTCCCCAACTGGAGGAGTTCATCAGGGTGCATCTACCATTTCTATATACTCTCTGATTTTGATCCGATCCGGAAGGAGATCAGACCCCTCATCAGATCAATTGACTGATTGGGGTATAATACCCAATATCTATTGAAATTATCTGGTATCATTAGTCACGATTCTAAGTCTTTGATCGATCGCACTGAATGAGTGGGTGAAAATCGTTAGATTATTGTCTCAAGTAATAGGCAAAAGGCAATAGACCACGTCCTAGTCCTATAACGCTACATTACAATAATTAACATTTCTTAGTCATTTCCCGACTCAATCCATGCAAGTCACCGTTTCATCAAACAGTCCATCCGATCTAACTGGCCAATATTGGGATTGGCGCGGCCATTCCATTTACTATACCCAAGCTGGACAACCCCATCCTCAACGCCCCTCCTTACTCCTAGTTCATGGGTTTGGGGCATCTACCGACCACTGGCGCAAAAATATTGCTGAACTTCAGGAAGATTTTCAGGTTTGGGCGATTGATTTGCTCGGATTTGGGCGATCGAGTAAACCCAAATTAACCTATAGTGGAGACCTCTGGCGCGATCAACTCCATGACTTTATTACCCAAGTCATAGGTCAGCCTGCAATTTTAGCTGGCAATTCCCTCGGTGGTTACGCCTCTCTCTGTGTCGCCGCTCAATATCCCCAGTCAGCCGTCGGTTTAGTCCTTATCAACAGTGCTGGGCCTTTTTCTGATAGTGAACCTAAGACCCCACCCAACCCCATCAAAGCCACTATCGGTAAAATAACGCGTTGGCTATTTCTGCAACCAGGGATTAACTTTTGGCTGTTTCAATATGCTCGTCGTCGTGCCACTATCCGTAAAACCCTCCTCAAGGTCTATCTGGATAAAACCGCCGTCACTGACCAACTGGTAGAAGAAATTTATCGCCCCTCCTGTGATGTTGGTGCTCCTGACGTTTTTGCCGCCGTCTTCAAAACTCCTCCTGGCGCAAAAGTCGATCATCTCTTGCAGCAACTTGCCTGTCCTCTCTTAGTTCTTTGGGGAGAAGCTGACCCCTGGATGAAGGCTAGGGAAAGAAGTCCTAAATTCCATCAATATTATCCCGATCTGACAGAACATTTCCTCGAAGCAGGGCATTGCCCCCATGACGAAGTTCCCACTCAGGTGAATGAGTTAATCCGCAATTGGGTATATGGGACTACGCCCTAGGAAATAGGGGATGGAGAACACCGACAAGTAGGGGCAAAAAATTTTTCACCCCTACTGCTCCTTGCCTTTTGCCGAGCAATTCTGTCAGACGATATTAACAAATGTTGTCAACTTCAATTTATTGTGTTAAGTTTGGTTACAGATACTTGAAATCTCACCGGAGTTCTGAAAGATGGAAAAGCAAGACAATAAATTGGGTTTCACTGCCTTCGCCGAAACTTGGAACGGCCGCCTCGCAATGCTAGGGATTATCATCGGTTTAGCTACGGAGTTCATGACCGGTCAAGGTATCCTTTCTCAACTTGGCTTAATGTAATCTCCGATGGCATTCATCAATGAATGCCATCATCTCTAACCGAAACAATCTCTTTGTAGAGAGGAGTCAGCGATCGCTGATTCCTCTCTTTTTCTTGTATCTATTAACAGATTTCCTTCATAGAACAAGAAAACTTAGAAATTGAGTGATGTCGCTCAAATTGAATGGACAGGGCTGGTATTGTCTACCCTACTCGACTAGACTATATTTAGGACTTGACAAAACGCTCAGGTACGATTGCTATGGAATTTATTAATCCCAAAACCGACTATGCTTTTAAGAAAATATTTGGCTCAATTCAAAGCAAAAATATTTTAATCAGCTTTCTAAATGCTTTGGTCTATGAAGGGCATTCCACCATCAAAGATTTAGAAATTATCAATCCCAATTTACCGCCTCAACTTGAAGGGTTGAAAGATACCTATCTTGATGTCAGAGCGACTCTCAATGATGGGACGCTCGTGATTATTGAAATGCAGGTCTTAAATGTTCAGTCTTTTGGGAAGCGGGTCTTATTTAATGCTGCCAAAGCTTATAGCTTTCAACTGCAAAAAGGGCAAGGATATCGAATGCTAAAACCAGTGGTTGCTTTGACTATTACTGATTTTGATATGTTTCCTGAACGCAATCGGCTCATTTCTCGCTTTGTTTATCGAGAGAAATCAGAAGGATGGCACTACCCTGATAATGATTTGGAGTTAGTCTTTGTGGAATTACCCAAGTTTACTAAAGACTTAAATCAGCTTGAAACCTTAGCGGATAAATGGATTTACTTTATGAAATTTGCGCGATCGCTTACGTCTATTCCAGAATCTCTCAATGAGATTCCAGAATTCCATCAAGCCTTTGAGATTGCTAATGAAGCGGGTTTAACACCAGAGGAACTAGAAGCGTTAGAACGTCGGGAAATGTTTATTTACGATCAACAGGGGGCGATCGCTTTGGGACGACAGGAAGGACGACAAGAAGGACGGCAAGAAGGAATTGAACAAGGAAAACGTGACATTGCTCGAAATTTATTGGGTCAATTGAATGATGAGACAATTGCACAAGCAACGGGATTAAGTTTGGAGGCTGTTGCAGCTTTACGTCAGGAAATATAGCCAGCAAGGTGGGCAATCACCCACTCATCTCGATCTTTGATCGCGAGTTTAGCAGAAGTAGCGATCGCACCACTCTGGATTTTCTTTACCCACCCTATCCAACTTCATTTTATTTAGTTATACTCTTAGATAGCGATTGAGCTATACAATGGAAGCAATCAGCTATCTAGCCTCAATCCCCTACAAACCCTATCAGAAGTGAAGCCAATGATGTACTCCAACGCTCGTTTAGCTGCGGGCCCTTTAAAATCCTCAGAAGCAGAAGGATTACTGTATATGCGAGAAGAGGAAAAATTGGCACACGATATCTATCTATCTCTATATACCCGTTGGCAACTTCCTATTTTTGACAATATCGCCCAAAGCGAGACTCGTCATATGAATGCTGTTCTCAGACTGCTCAACCGTTACGGACTCGACGATCCGATCGCCAATAACAACCCAGGTGTTTTTACCAATCCAGACTTACAACAACTATACGATGCCTTGCTCAAAACCGGTCATCGCTCTTTAGCCGATGCTCTCAAAGTTGGGGCAGAGATTGAAGAACTGGATATTGTTGATCTAGAAGAGAAGATCGATCAAACTCAAAAACCCAACATTCAACAAGTGTATGGTAATTTAATGCGAGGCTCTCGTAATCATTTACGCTCGTTTGTCTCTGTTTTAAGTCGTCAAACTTCTGACACCTACCAACCCCAACATTTATTGGTAGAACAATACAACGCTATTATCAGTTCCGCTCACGAACCCGGAGGACAAGGAGGACATCATAGTAGAGAAGGACATCGTGGGGGTTATCGCTGGGGCAGGAGATGTGGAAATCGTTGGATGCAGCGGCATAGGGGCGCAAGGATACGGAGATTTGAGTAAGAAAGATGATAGGCGCTAGGCAATAGTCCTCTTCTATCACTCTAGGAAAGTACAATCGAAGTCCAATTCTAAAACTTAGTAAGGGCATGATGTTGATCGATCTCACACTAACAGAAACTCAGACTCAAATGGGCTTTGAGGATTGTCTATCCCTCTTCTGTCACTCTGGGAAAACACTTGTCTTGACTGAATTCTAGAACTCTTGCCGCATCCGCGATCGCGACGTTTTTTCCTAACAGAAACTCAAAAATCTAGTCAGATCGGCAAATGTCTCTGTCTACAGGGGATACAGCGATCGCGATTTCCGAAAGTGACAGAAGAGGGCTATAGCGTTTCTCTCTTCTATGAGGTACAGCTTGAAGCCTTAGAACCTAAGCCATGCAAGCTATTGCAAAGCAAGCCTATTGCTAGAGTGCCTAGCGCGAAGCGCTATATATTTTCCCGAGTTCTTATTTATTAAATTCTTTTAATACATTGATCAACAATATCAATCAATTTCAATCGTTTTGTCCTTCCCGCTAATTGGGAGATGTCCTATTCCTTGAACTCGGAGAGTGACAGAAGAGGGATAGTCTTCAAGTATTGGTTTTCCTCAGTTTCCGTTGTAAGGGAATTCGAGGAGTAATAGAAATATCGTAATTGATAAACGATAGCACCAATTGAAAACCAAGAATAATTGGGAGAGCTGCTAACATCACAGTTCCCGCAGTCGCCGTTTCTCCAGTAGTAAAGCTTTTCAGCCAAGAGAAACTACCGAAGATAAAACCAAAGAGTAATAGAGGAAGTCCGAGTAATAGCTCTACGGAAGCAATAGAAAAACTTCTCAAGTAATAATTATAGAAAATTCGCTTGATAAAATTATGGCAATTTCCCCATAAAAAGGGTAAGAAAATCTTCATAATCTTCAGATTACTTTGCTCATCTCCATATTGCGAAGGCATGGGAATATCTATTACCACCGCTTGCACGGTATTCAGACGAAAGAGTAAATCCGATTCAAAGAAAAACCGTTTACTCAGTTTCCGCAGAGGAATGAGTTCTAAAACAGCATGATGAATAGCGGTATAGCCATTTGTAGGATCAAATAATTCCCAATATCCAGAGGATAATTTAGTCAAAAACGATAAGCCTGCATTTCCTAAGACGCGAATTATAGGCATCCCTTGCAGGTGTTCTGGATGATAGAAGCGATTACCTTTAGTGTAATCTGCTTCTCCTGAGAGTAGGGAAGCAATCAATTGGGGAATAAAACGAGGATTCATTTGCCCATCTCCATCCAGCTTAATCACAATGCTTGCTCCGTCTAGAAGTGCCTGTTGATATCCGGTAATCACTGCACCACCAACCCCCTGATTTTGGCGATGATAGAGGACTTGAATTCGGTGATCTTGATTGTTGTTTTCAATAAACTCACCCGTGTTTTCTGGGCAACAATCATCAACCAGATAGATTTGATCCACTTCTGTGCCAATTTGAGATAAAACAGAATTGATATGTTGGCGAACTCGGTAACAGGGAATAATGACAGCAACTTGTGGCTTTAAACTCAATTTAACTCCCCTCTTTTATTGATAATTCATGACAATCAAGCCGGACATAATTAGGGTAACTCCCACCAAGTAACGAGCATCAACTTTTTCCCCTAAAAACAGGCTACTCAACAGGGGAACAATGACAAAGGCTAAAGCCATAAAGGGGTAGGCTTGATTTAGGGGAATAAATCGCAATAACCACATCCAAAATAGGGTTGCCGAGCCGTAAATAATTAAGGCACTCCAGAGATAGGGATTGCTGACATAGCTCATCAGTGTTACTTCTTGGGGAGAATGGATATTACTGAAATTTGCAGCTAATTTAAATAGTAGTTGTCCTAGACTAATGCTAAAAACGCAAGCAATGAGATAAAGGATAATAGATGGGTTCATAAATATAGTGCTTTGTGCTAGGCACTCTAGCAATAGACAATAGGGTTATAGTCAGAAGTGTTGAATGTTAGCTTAATGCAAAAAAAAAGAGAATAAAATATGGTGTTTTATTTTTAAATATTAAAATAATATTCTCTAAATGCTAGCATTCTTTACCAATCTGGTCAAACCGATTCTCAAGTCATTGTCTGCTCATAACTACCCAGTTCTCAACTCTCGCCTCTTCTTTGAAATCTGGTTAAACTTCTTACTCGATAGTAGTTTGACTCAGAAGTGTTGAATTTCGACATAAAACTTTACATTTAACTGAAGAAAAGTCCCTAGTGAACTAAATGAGGGTTTCTGGAATCAGATCGTAGCTCCAATGAATAATAGAGCAGCGCCGACTAAGTTCGACTGGCAAATAACGGAATTTATCCAACAGGGTTTGGCCATAGAATAGATTGGGGCGAAGTTACAAGTTATTCCTCGCATGTTCAGTCATAGATTGCGTACGGAGGCGATCGCCGAATTACTGGATTTACCGCTAGAAACAGTTACCGAGACTCTTGCTGATTGAAAGCAGCAAGAGTAAACGAGAAGCAACCCTAGGGTGTGTTATTGAACACACCCTAAAAAATCCATTAACTTCTGAGGGTGACGCTAAATTTCTCGACTAGAGCATCGCGAACCTGTTGATGGATGGGTTCAACATCGGTATCTGCTAAAGTCCGATCGCCCGCTCGATACACCAGACGAAAGGCTAAAGATCGCTGTCCTTCCGGCACATTTTCGCCCTGATACCGATCGAACAGTTCCACAGATTCCAATAATGAAGAACCTTTCGGTTGTCCTTTTGCTGCTGCTTTCACCATCGCTTTCTCAATTTCTGCCACAGAAATTTGGCGATCGGCAAAGAAGGCTAAATCGCGATCGCTTCCCGGATAAGTGGAATAGCCTTTATAAACCGGTTGCAGCTTTTCATCCTGCTCCAGCGTCGCCAGAATTACCTCTAAATCCAGTTCAAAAGCATACACCTCATCCGGTATTTCCAACTCCTGACACAACTGGGGATGAAGCTGTCCAAACGTTCCTAACCGTTCCCCTTGTAGCCATAGGGAAGCGGTGCGCCCTGGATGAAATCGCTTATCTTGTTGATTTGGCTGATACTCGACTTGGGTTGGGGTAATGCCTGAACCGGGTAAAACACCTCCGGGTGTGGATAATCCAACCCGCTCAAACACCGCTTCTAGCAGTCCTTTGGCTTCATACCAGCTTAGGGTGGCAGGTTTTCCTCCCCGAATCCAGTTGCCCATACTAGAAGCACTGATGATACCGGCAACAGAATCTGCTTCCATGAGTCCATCTTCTTCATTCCAGAAGATGCGGCCAATTTCAAACCCATTCAGGGGGCCATTACCTTGCTCTAAATTGTACTGAAAGGCCAGAATGAGACTCGATAATAACTCAGTGCGTAGGGTGGAGTATTCCGTAAACAAGGGATTGGCGATCGCCACCTGAGTTGAATCAGCCGAAAGTAAACTGTCCTGACGCAGATGACTCAACCCATAGGAATAATGCATCACTTCCGTTAAGCCAACTCCTCGCAGAGCTTCCCGTAACTGCCGTACAATCGACTCATCCGCCGGTAGATATCCCGGTTCGGATTGGGCGGGTAGGGTTTCGCAGAAATTATCATAACCGTACAAGCGAGCAATCTCTTCAATCAGATCGATTTCCCGCTCTAAATCTCGGTAGCGATAGGGAGGAATAGTCACTATCCAAGTGGGGGCGCTCCCTTCGACTCCGCTCAGGGAGCGTCCTGAATTTTGTTGTTCCAGAGTACAGCCCAAAGCGCTTAAAATCCGTTCGACATCTTCCGGTAGAAGTTCCCCTTCCTGGGGTTCTTCTTTCGTCTCTTCAGGATTCGCTAAGGGAGAACCTAATACTTGTTTGACGCGATCGAAACGCAGAGAAATTTGCCGTCCTCCAGTTTGGCGCTCTCCTCGAAAATCAGCTATCTCGCCAGCTACCACCTCACCAGAAGCCAACTCTTGCAACAATTGAATAGCCCTAGCCGCAGCTACGTCTAACTCTGCTGGGTTTACTCCGCGCTCGTATCGCGCTGAAGCTTCCGTTCGCAGTCCTTGGGAGCGAGCGGAACGGCGAGTGACAATGGGGGTAAATAGGGCAGCTTCGAGTAAAATTCGTGTAGTTTCGTCATGGACTTCTGTGGCTTCTCCCCCCATTACCCCGGCTAAGGCTACCGGTTGGTCATTGGCGGTAATGACCAAGGTATCGGACTGACCGCTCTTAGCAGAACAGAGATCGCGAGATTGTCCATCTAGGGTAACTAAAGTTTCTCCAGCTTGGGCAAAGCGGACTCCAATGGTCGGGGATTGGGTGTCAGTGACGGTTAAGAGGCGATCGTAATCGAATGCATGGAGGGGTTGACCCCATTCGAGCAACACATAATTGGTGATATCCACCACATTATTAATCGGACGTACTCCGGAAGCCACTAAGCGCTGTTGCAGCCAAGCCGGAGAAGGCATCAGTTGCAGTCCTTCAATCACTGTACCGATATAAACTGGACAAGGATAGCGATCGCTTCCCCTTCCTTGACTGTTCTGCTCATCAAGCTTGACAACTACCTTCCCATTCTGCCCTGGGGGAGAAAATGGTTCCAGATTCGGCAGTTTTAGAGTCGCCCCGGTTAAAGCCGCCACTTCCCGAGCAATACCCACTAAACTTAGGGCATCTGCTCGGTTTGCCGTCGAAGTCAGATCCAAAATCACATCATCTAAACCCAAGAGGGGACGGACATCAGAACCCAGAGTTAAGTCCTCTTGGGTAAAAATATGAATCCCTTCCGATTCTTTTTCCAGTCCCAATTCCGACAGAGAGCAAATCATGCCGTAAGATTTGACTCCCCGCAGTTTAGCCGGTTTAATTTTTAAGTCGATTTTGCTCAGATAGGTTCCTACCACCGCCACCGGTACGCGAATACCCTGGCGAGCATTGGAGGCTCCACAGACAATATTGAGGGGTTCCTCAGCGCCGACATTGACTTGGCAAACTTGAAGCTTATTGGCATTGGGGTGGGGCGCAGCTTCCACAATTTCACCAATAACGACTCCGTCAGCCCAAGTGCGGCGGTCTTCAATGTCTTCTACTTCAAAGCCTGCCATAGTTAAAGTATGAGCGAGTTCATCGGCAGACAGGGTGATATCGACAAGTTCTTGCAGCCAGTTCAGTGAGATACGCATGGATGGGGGTTTGTTCTCTAATAGTCTCTCTCAATCCTTTATTTATTTTGCGCTTCTAGAGGCCCCTTTGCCAAGATGGGCACGTATGATATTGCAGCCAGCAATAAGGATCGGAGCATCTCCAGCTAGAATTATTTGCAACTCGATTGGGTATTCCAACCAGGATTATCTGAAAACTTCGCATACACCCAACGGTCTGTCGAGTTAGACTAAAATAGAGAAGTTGTCTGAAGATTGTTAGTTCATCATCGATTGTAAAAAAGGAATGTTAAATGGAAACCATTTCACAAAATCAATACGCCAATCTAATTAATGAATTAGTCGATCGAGCGATTGAAAACGATCGGCCGATTTTATTACAAGGTTCAGCCGGTAATGCCATTGTGATTAGTGAAACAGAGTGGAATGCGATTCAAGAAACTCTGTATTTACAATCTATACCTGGAATGTCTCAATCCATTAAAGAAGGTGGACAAACTCCTGTGGAAGATTGTGTTGATGAATCAATAATTAGGGACATTTTAAATGGATGAAATAGAAGAATGGGCGATTATATTTACTAAGCAAGCAGAAAAAGATTCTCGAAAAATAGCATCTGCTGGGCTGGGAAAGCAAGTGACAAGAATTCTGGACGTAGTTAAAGAAAATCCTTATGCCACCTATCCTCCCTATGAAAAACTAAGCGGAGATTTACAGGGTTACTATTCTAGAAGAATTAATATTCAGCATCGTTTGGTTTATCAAATATTACTAGAAGAAAAAATCATAAAAGTTATCCGAATGTGGACACATTATGAATTGTGAACTGGAAAACTTGGCGGTAAAGTAATTGGTCTTTCCAAAATTGCCCGTATTTGTGAAATGTATGGCCGTCATCTGATTGCATCAAGAGTGAAGCAGATAAGATAGATATTGTCTAATGTTATATTAGCTGCCGAAAACACACATGCCTCAACAAGACCCCGACATGCGCCCGCCTTGGGAGGAGTTCCCAACGTAAATTCTGCAAGTATTACGTCACAGGATGGAAACGTTACCAATTTCACCTTGCCAATGGCCAGAGACGATCTTATCTTATTAAAGAGTCTCTGATTTTCCTGCTTTTGAGTCCTATCGGGATGAACTACGTCCTGTTGAGTCAAACTCTACAGCAGATAGTTTATCAACAATGGATCAAGATTTTAATCGCTATGACTGATGTTTACATTCTTTCGTCACAAGGTTCTCCTCTAGCGCTGTTTGAGCATCAAGAATCGGATATGTGGTATCTATTCGGGAAAATTGAGCCAATTCAATCAGGTAAGGTTGACATTAACAAAATTTTTGAAGTGACAAAGACTCTTGATTTCAAGATAGTGATGTCCGATTGGTCTCAAGGGTATCGATGTGAGTTGGAATCTGAAGACTCATCAATTCCATGTGTCCTTATGGAATGTAATTCACGACAGGTTAGCCTCAGAATGCTTTCAGCAGAAGAAACCATAGAATGGTCAAACTGCAACATTCGGCCACTATCTACAATCTACAGTTAACTCGATCGCGTTGGACTAGCTGCTGATTGATTTCATTTACCCCATCTCGAACAAGTGCCACTCTACGACCATCACCTCGATACCCCGACCTAGGACAGGGGAATGGGTTGATCCCTGACTTAATTTTTGTGGTATCATCCTATTTTGTGAGAATGATTATCATTTTACTTTCAATCTATGACCCTTACATCCAGCGACATCACTCGATCGCCAATTGAGATTCCCAAGCGAGGGATGCCAATTACCATCATCACGGGGTTCTTAGGCAGTGGAAAAACCACCCTAGTCAATCAAATTCTCAGCAATCGTCAGGATTTGAAAGTCGCCGTACTGGTGAATGAATTTGGCGATATTGATATCGATAGCCAACTTCTGGTTTCTATCGATGAAGAGATGGTGCAACTGAGCAATGGCTGCATTTGCTGCACCATTAATGATGACTTGGTGCAGGCAGTTTACAACGTCTTAGAAAACAGCGATCGCATTGACTATATGGTGATTGAAACCACCGGTATCGCCGATCCCCTGCCCATCATGCTGACCTTTCTGGGTACTGAGTTACGAGATCTGACCCATCTTGACTCTGTGATTACTCTAGTGGATGCGTCTGAATTTACCCCAGAGCATTTTGATAGCCAAGCAGCCCTGAAACAAATTGCTTATGGAGACATTATCCTGCTCAATAAAACGGACTTAGTTACCGTTGAAAAAGTTGAGGAACTCGAAGGTCACATTCAGGCAATGAAAGAAAAAGCTCGCATGATGCGCTGCCAAAATGGGCAAGTGCCTCTGCCGGTAATTTTGGATGTGGGATATAACAACGAAGAATCCTACGCCGATCTTGTCCAGGAAGAGATTGAAAAAACCCAGCACGATCACGACGATCCCCACCATCACGAGCATAGTCATGACCATCACGATCATGAACATCATCACCATCACTCCGATCATTTGGATAACGATGGATTTGTGTCGGTGTCTTATTGCAGCGATCGCCCCTTCTCCCTACGGAAGTTTGAAGAATTCCTTGATACTTTACCTCCTAACATATTTCGGGCTAAGGGTCTGCTCTGGTTTACCCAAAGTCCCCACAAACACATCTTTCAGCTCTGTGGCAAACGCTGCACTCTCAATGCTGAAGACTGGGATAATGTACCCCCTAGTAACCAAATTGTGGTCATTGGGCGGCACATCAACAGCGAGCAAATTCGTAACAAACTAGCCCTGTGTGAAGCACCTTAGTTCCTGGTTAGTGAACTTTCTCCATCAATAGCAGAGAAAGAGTCGGTTGGGACTCCAGTTCAATACTCAAACCCAGCTTCCCTAGTGCAAAGCGCTATAGGAGGGCAACCTCCACACAACTCAATTCTCAACTGTCCTTACTCTCCTGTAATTCTATGACTGCCCAAATACCTGCTCATAACCTATCTGTCGATCAAACCATTGCTGCGATTTCTGCCCAACCTCAGCCACGGGTTTCCCAAGCCGAGATGGAACAAGCTGTGCGAACCTTGTTATTGGGATTGGGAGAAGACCCCGATCGCGAAGGCTTGCGGGATACTCCGAAACGAGTCGTCAAAGCACTCCAGTTTCTCACCTCTGGGTATCACCAATCTCTAGATGAATTGCTCAATGGCGCTGTATTTCACGAAGATACCGATGAAATGGTATTAGTCAGAGATATCGATCTCTTTAGCTCCTGC
Protein-coding regions in this window:
- a CDS encoding Rpn family recombination-promoting nuclease/putative transposase, whose protein sequence is MEFINPKTDYAFKKIFGSIQSKNILISFLNALVYEGHSTIKDLEIINPNLPPQLEGLKDTYLDVRATLNDGTLVIIEMQVLNVQSFGKRVLFNAAKAYSFQLQKGQGYRMLKPVVALTITDFDMFPERNRLISRFVYREKSEGWHYPDNDLELVFVELPKFTKDLNQLETLADKWIYFMKFARSLTSIPESLNEIPEFHQAFEIANEAGLTPEELEALERREMFIYDQQGAIALGRQEGRQEGRQEGIEQGKRDIARNLLGQLNDETIAQATGLSLEAVAALRQEI
- a CDS encoding high light inducible protein, giving the protein MEKQDNKLGFTAFAETWNGRLAMLGIIIGLATEFMTGQGILSQLGLM
- a CDS encoding alpha/beta fold hydrolase, whose protein sequence is MQVTVSSNSPSDLTGQYWDWRGHSIYYTQAGQPHPQRPSLLLVHGFGASTDHWRKNIAELQEDFQVWAIDLLGFGRSSKPKLTYSGDLWRDQLHDFITQVIGQPAILAGNSLGGYASLCVAAQYPQSAVGLVLINSAGPFSDSEPKTPPNPIKATIGKITRWLFLQPGINFWLFQYARRRATIRKTLLKVYLDKTAVTDQLVEEIYRPSCDVGAPDVFAAVFKTPPGAKVDHLLQQLACPLLVLWGEADPWMKARERSPKFHQYYPDLTEHFLEAGHCPHDEVPTQVNELIRNWVYGTTP
- a CDS encoding glycosyltransferase family 2 protein, encoding MSLKPQVAVIIPCYRVRQHINSVLSQIGTEVDQIYLVDDCCPENTGEFIENNNQDHRIQVLYHRQNQGVGGAVITGYQQALLDGASIVIKLDGDGQMNPRFIPQLIASLLSGEADYTKGNRFYHPEHLQGMPIIRVLGNAGLSFLTKLSSGYWELFDPTNGYTAIHHAVLELIPLRKLSKRFFFESDLLFRLNTVQAVVIDIPMPSQYGDEQSNLKIMKIFLPFLWGNCHNFIKRIFYNYYLRSFSIASVELLLGLPLLLFGFIFGSFSWLKSFTTGETATAGTVMLAALPIILGFQLVLSFINYDISITPRIPLQRKLRKTNT
- a CDS encoding DUF2202 domain-containing protein encodes the protein MMYSNARLAAGPLKSSEAEGLLYMREEEKLAHDIYLSLYTRWQLPIFDNIAQSETRHMNAVLRLLNRYGLDDPIANNNPGVFTNPDLQQLYDALLKTGHRSLADALKVGAEIEELDIVDLEEKIDQTQKPNIQQVYGNLMRGSRNHLRSFVSVLSRQTSDTYQPQHLLVEQYNAIISSAHEPGGQGGHHSREGHRGGYRWGRRCGNRWMQRHRGARIRRFE
- a CDS encoding S66 peptidase family protein codes for the protein MPLALALPPPLQAGDQLTVIAPSGPLQEQQRFQAGLELWKQQGYQVKVDERIYDQWGYLAGKDGDRRTQLLDALHDPQCRGILCVRGGYGTTRLLEPWIEDLPWKQYPKWLIGFSDITGLLWSQFYQGVGGGIHAPVLTTLSQEPSWSLERLWAAVRGEPLAALQGKGWGGDRTEGILLPGNLTVATHLLGTPLQPDVQGVILAWEDVGEMPYRIDRMLTQWRMSGLLSQVRGIALGRFSQCEAPQGRPSLTVEEVLGDRLSDLGIPIVSDLPFGHDGENGALPVGASVCLDAQTGRLEFIYSASC
- the pheT gene encoding phenylalanine--tRNA ligase subunit beta yields the protein MRISLNWLQELVDITLSADELAHTLTMAGFEVEDIEDRRTWADGVVIGEIVEAAPHPNANKLQVCQVNVGAEEPLNIVCGASNARQGIRVPVAVVGTYLSKIDLKIKPAKLRGVKSYGMICSLSELGLEKESEGIHIFTQEDLTLGSDVRPLLGLDDVILDLTSTANRADALSLVGIAREVAALTGATLKLPNLEPFSPPGQNGKVVVKLDEQNSQGRGSDRYPCPVYIGTVIEGLQLMPSPAWLQQRLVASGVRPINNVVDITNYVLLEWGQPLHAFDYDRLLTVTDTQSPTIGVRFAQAGETLVTLDGQSRDLCSAKSGQSDTLVITANDQPVALAGVMGGEATEVHDETTRILLEAALFTPIVTRRSARSQGLRTEASARYERGVNPAELDVAAARAIQLLQELASGEVVAGEIADFRGERQTGGRQISLRFDRVKQVLGSPLANPEETKEEPQEGELLPEDVERILSALGCTLEQQNSGRSLSGVEGSAPTWIVTIPPYRYRDLEREIDLIEEIARLYGYDNFCETLPAQSEPGYLPADESIVRQLREALRGVGLTEVMHYSYGLSHLRQDSLLSADSTQVAIANPLFTEYSTLRTELLSSLILAFQYNLEQGNGPLNGFEIGRIFWNEEDGLMEADSVAGIISASSMGNWIRGGKPATLSWYEAKGLLEAVFERVGLSTPGGVLPGSGITPTQVEYQPNQQDKRFHPGRTASLWLQGERLGTFGQLHPQLCQELEIPDEVYAFELDLEVILATLEQDEKLQPVYKGYSTYPGSDRDLAFFADRQISVAEIEKAMVKAAAKGQPKGSSLLESVELFDRYQGENVPEGQRSLAFRLVYRAGDRTLADTDVEPIHQQVRDALVEKFSVTLRS
- a CDS encoding EamA family transporter; translated protein: MNPSIILYLIACVFSISLGQLLFKLAANFSNIHSPQEVTLMSYVSNPYLWSALIIYGSATLFWMWLLRFIPLNQAYPFMALAFVIVPLLSSLFLGEKVDARYLVGVTLIMSGLIVMNYQ